The nucleotide window TAATCACATCCATACAACTCCACGCGCATAGAGATCTTATCTCGCCACCTCATGGGATTAATCCTAATGTATTGAGCAATTATAGGCACTTCGAATTCATTTTTAACTATTGTATTGCCATCGTGGTTGCCTCCAAACATctgaaaattttaacttaagaTAATTTACTAGAATCACAGCGGAAGATTTATTTGAAGTTATTTTAAGGATTACTGACGGaaaggaatttaaaattgtattttctgtatatctattaaataattaataaaaatattataaacaaccTATTAATATAATCGAAGCCCGGGTTAGAACTATAGAAAAACATATTCAGCAAACTATCTGTCTATTAAGAATTAACAACTTCTCATAGTATCTATTCCTATCACCTTTTCATATCCATCTGAGTCAGAAACGACCCGCCAGCTCTCTCCGTTATCAGAGTACAGGAGCATGTACTCCGAAACGAACTCGCTTGTCGCAAACCGCCCCCTGGTGGCTATCGCACGTAACTCTACGCGCTTGCCCAATTTTACCGTCAAGTGCTGATAGTAGGAGCTCTCTTTCGCCGTCCATGCTGAGGTTCCTTCACCGTTAATGTTAGTTAGTgctaattacttttaaactttaaagtaaCAGAAAATGTTAGTGGTTAGAATGttatttccttttttgtaTTCTGTCTACAAAACAACATTTTCAGTTTGGTTAGTCTGTTGTTAGATATTAAGTaaggtaaatttatataatagacaTTTACTCATTTTAAGAAAGAAACATAtcatcaatatatataaattgtgttcAACCTACATATTGTATCTACATACATAGGTTACATAAATTGCAAACAAAACaactactaaataaatactttacagAAGAAGCAGCACATGCAAACTATCCCACCATGCTAAGTGTTGTTAGTTTAAAACAATAGTCTCGTGTTACCTTGACTTCACCCCCTGCAGCTTTATAACGGGCATAGTCAAGGCCATTGCTACCATAGCTTATGTGGTACTCTTGAACAAATTCCTGCGAATGGGCGCGCCCTTGTGTAGCAACTCGCGTCACATTCTTCACACTCCCCAAATCAATGATGAGTTGCTGATCAAAGTCATTCTCTGACGCCGTCCACGCGTTCaaaccttattttaattattcacttTAGTTTTACGATTTTTCAGTGTGTtaggtaaaattaaatacaatatatattcatcattttattgttagacccaaaaaaattacaaactaaacaacctacatttttaaactaaatattaaacctATCACctcagtaaaaatatattttcaatgaatttaataaggCTTTTCCTTCTTCCCCAGGAAGTTACAAGCAAATTCAGTATCAGGTTCACTCAACGGTTTGCCACAATTCAAAATATcttcaatgtttaaaaatacaaatggtGCATCTTCTCTCTTATATGCTTCAGAGTTTTCTAAAGCGACAGCTACAACATAGGATTCATTTAGCAGACATTCCTCAAATACATAGTCTTTCAGCACATTATCCACATAAAGTTTTGTACTTGTTATAACTTCTCCAAATTTTAACTCATTTTGTATGGAAAAGCTTAAAGTATCAAGAGGAATTGAAGCAACACCCTTacctatatttttcaaataactttCTTTAAGACACCATATTCTATAGAAGCAAGCTAATTTTTCTGCATCTGTTTTATAGGTGTCAATTTGCCTCCATTCTGTGTGAGTTAACTGTTTTTTCATCAGTCGGAAgaattcagatacatttttgttaacaaGAGGCTCAGTTTTCATAATATCAACACCAATCCTTTGCTTAGTATTACCAGCCAAGACTACAAAATCTGCTTGatgagaaatattaaaatctattgatGATTTATCTTGTTCTACCAAGATTGGCTTGCCTAATGTATCTCTCCCAATACATAAGCAATTATAAGGAATATCAGTAACCATACTCAGGTACTTTCGTATGAGCAGTCTTCCTACTAAACTTGACTTTGCATCTTTCAAGAACACAAACTTAGATATTCTTTGTTTTTCTTCTGGTTGAATAAAAGAGGATATAGCTAAAACCTGTTCTTTAGAAGGTTTCCAGGCAGATACATCAAAGGCCCATCGAGTATTAATGAGAGACATCTTTAACTGATATATTGGTAAAATCTTGAAATGTGTCGACCATTCAAGGTAACAAAGGAATacagataattttttataccatGTGTGAACCTGTAGACATTAATCCTGTTCAGGGTCACAATCACAAATACAATCCTAATATATtagcaaaaaaataacaaaactgtCTACATGAACATGCagtgtaaaacaaataaaaacatgaaaCAATAATGTGAATGAACACCCCAAATTAATGTTTACAAGCAgcaaaatagtaaatatacttaagaaaaatatttatatttcagccatgaattataaatttgtcatACAACTACAAATACAATtgtatatctattatttaaacacaGCTCAAAGGagtatagtttaataattgatacaCTTACCATACAACTTAGCATTCTCTGGTCCTCTTTCTCTTAAACTAGAAGTAGCAGTCAACTGAGCAGTCTCTAGAAGAGGCTCATTACACTCATAGTCGTAATAATATCTTACTGAATCTGAAAGCGTAGTTGaactttatgtaaattaagtttttctaatacaaaatgttacaaaaattaataactcaGTATTAATACTAGATTAGTTACGTCGATCTAAATCATTCTTATcatttagaaatttatttaacgctTTTTTAACGAATATATGAATCATATCTACATTACACTAACCTGATTGGACGCTTGTTAAGCTTAAACACAGCACCGCAACGAAATAATAGAACGTATTAATCATCATAACTTCATAGTTAGAAATGCAGCTAAATATTAATTCGTCGTTGTAGTggaattcaaataaaaaattgtttgatcaTTACAAAATTTCGTCGGCGTTGGAGTAACGCACCTTACGGACAACAcccaaatgtatgtaaattgcCAATCccaatagtaaaatttatctttacCTGTGCCTCTAAACTTCATAATACTGTCACTGCGTTGTTGTCGACCATTTGTCAATTGCCATTGTCACTACGATTTCGTCGATTTCTTCCATTAgagattttgtttttcaatttatatattataattaaactttttgcaTAGGCCTTACTTCTAGTATAAACAGTTTAAAGTAAGGTGTTTTTTTCTTCATcttgtttacttttaattatagtagACAAGAAAAGATTGTCGCTAAATAGGTGAACGCCCTAGCTCGCCCCTTATtcctcataatttttttatagatcggTATCCCGTGAAGTCAACATTAAAGTCAGTGCCacgttttaagtttaatacttattaaagcATGAGAGACCTCTTTTCtgaataagtataataataggtAAGTCTTCTAATTCAATGATTGAGTCATGCCAAGATTGTCACGCACTTTAGCTTGCtgcatttaaaatcaatacttCACCGGCCCCGCTGcgtaataatgtttatttttctgcaatattaaattgtattatgaaTAATGATTGCTTTAcccctttttattttttaaagccaaTAAATCATGTCAACGACAGACCGTAAGTTGGAATTAGAACGTAAGAAGGCTAAGCTCCAGGCTCTTCGTGATGAGAAAGATCGTCGTCGCAGAGAAAAAGAGCAGAAAGATGCTGAAGAGGCTTTGGTAAGTAAAGTAATAATTGCTTTGAGGTTTAAACTTAAAGAATTaaccttaatataattttcataaacataatGGTAACAATTGTTTCAATTCTTATAAGATTGATAATGATGATTATATTCAATGAAcccatataaatcatataaatgtatttacctaaaatatctaaatagaacaataaactaaaaataaaatagtctttaaatataatatatataatataatatagtatagcataatataatacatagaatataatgtataaatatatatataatataataaataatgtataaatataaaaagtaattaatataaacctgtAATATCAGGCTATGCCATCAATGCTACATCTAGTAATAAGTCCAATCCTAAACCTATGtttttgcttggttgaccgtttcgagtctgttgtgtctacctgcatttttgttactgtatttgttttgtgaatttttgtataggtaccttctgtgcgttctagtaataattatttagtcttgtaatgtttttctcagtaagcaaattttttaattcatatgagaaataaagttattctaaccgttaTATCTTCTGAAATGTAACAAACTAACCTTTTATCTTTAAAGGCCATTTAAGATACAGAACACCTCCTACTTtcattttatactattttagcACAGAGCATCCACAGCTTCAAGCTTGGATAGCCGTCGGGATCTTGATGAGATGCTATCATCACTTGGGGTAGCTCCAGTGAAAGATGTGCTGTCATCACTTTCTTCAATGACTTCATTAACACCACCACAGACAGCCTCACCTGATGCTAGCCTTCCACATACTGATAAATCAAGCATTCCACATGGGTTTGTATATCTATGAACTCtatgataaaacttaaattttcttaatattacttatgcCTGTACATAAGTCAATAGCTGTGTCAAAATAGCTTggcacaataaaaataactaataggAGTAAATTTTTTCAAGTAACTGTTtgttgacattttaatttaatttttaaacaatgaacacatacttaataatatttaacaataaaaaactatttataatgtaattttgtaaatgtttttgatatataagcatgccctaagacgcatctaaactgaataaacaaatttttatctgattggaataaatatttttaaatgaatatttcagCACACCTAAGAAACCTCCACAACTGCAAGTTGTATCAGTTCAATCAACAGACATTCCTCCAAAAGAAAATCTAACATATGCTAAACAAACACAAACCACCACATCGGGAGTCACTGAATTGCGTGATGGTAAGCCCCTTTACAACCcacttagtttttttgtttttatatactttaagcTTGGGTACCccaaacaaattttaacaaattgaaAGATGTTCTCAAGACCAGCATTGCCTAGTATGACACTTTGATTTTGATTGTCCATAACATGCAATTATTCTCTTTACTTAAGATAAATTAACTTTAGTTGTTCAATGGTGTTTGAATTATCTGTGAACAGCTAAAGAGACAAACCTAGaaacctaataataaaaaccttaaagcacttgacaacaaacatgtgtttaaaaaatatttcaaacccattgaactcaaaataacactcaattttaattgtactgtgtGTGATATAAGAAATAACCTGCCTCTGTTTGTCAAATTAACTTATGACTCTCAAAGGCATAACAAATTCTCATTAACAATTTTCATGATAAATTATTCACTaaccataatatatatatttgagaatttgtttattgatttaactGTGATGTTTGGGTGATGGTTTTATGTTATCATTTTCAAATGCAACTTGTTAGTAACACTAAAGAAATCGGTAACTAATATAGTTATACTACTTTTTTGAGTTTAACTATCCTTAACAGTTAACAAGTCTACAGTTTTAGATACAAGCTATGTGGCTTGCATTTTCATGTTGATATGTTCTAGACTTTATTTACACTGTATACCCAAAAGGATATCGCTTATAATAAATCCActcttgatttatttaaaataatatttctatcgACTTAAGCATAAATATTCGGCTGCATGAAACCAGATTTAGGAACTTCTTCTTCTCACATGTCACCCACAAACCGTATAACTGTGTAACTGtatcatttgtattttttaagtaccCTTTAATCagctgattattattttaccatctaccatttttctttgaaaaagtAGTATAACttaacaacatttgaaaaatatttataaaaagtatattttgctTCATATGGCGTATAGTATTTGCAAATGGAACATATCGTCGAATAACCGACATGTAGTGAAGCAGTATTTACTTTTCACACTTCTCGCCTTTGTAGTCTGAATTTTATTTGGAATATATGTTAGTGATTGTTTTTGGTTACAGGTTATTTCATTAGTGTAATTAGATGATTATGATTATGCAATCATTATATAAACACTATATATTAGCAAAATTAATTCTAGAACTTAACTTTTCAATTCTTTAACAAATCCCTTGCAAGTAATGTGTGGCCGCCTCTCATCTCAGTGCctttataattgattaatattgGTTACTCAGGGTCAGACTTGTCTGAAaagcgatttaaaaaaactcgCGATCGCATTTAAGtcaatatgtttatatgtatatatatttgatttttgatgTTGATCTTAATTCTAGAAGAAATGTAGAACGTATTACACGAATTTGAAAAAGCCTGTGATTAGTCTCTGCCCATGTTCATATATATTCCGACTACAATATCTCGCTCAGTTATCAAGCTTTCGTGCTGTTCTGTGATTATTTATAACGTTTATgtaataaagattaataaatgCAGTTGTATGTGAGGATTAAACTCATGTTTTCAAACAGCTAACAGCCGTACTACAACTCGCTCATAaagtttcttaaatataaaagttataaaaaatgtatacttatttGAATCAACTGTTTACCAACAAGTTAGTAATCATTCATGTATCTTTAGAGATAATGAGCGCCTCTGAGTACAGCGATAAATATTAGATTATCAATAAGTCTTAAGAATgagtaaatagttttaatgttttattgaccAAATATGACTGCATTTATGggtttattgaaataaaaatctcgCAGTGAAACCGTAAAAGTAAATACTGTATGAGTGTTTGGTGCAATGTTTGTGTTTGTGCTACCATAAGCAAGGCTCTTCCAATGCATCACCGCTTGCAGGATACATGGAGGACTGGTGGCGGCCACGGAaaggtaatatttactttattaactCTATCAATAGAGGTTGATTTTTGCTTGTTAGCGTCCCGAATATTCTTCTGAATATTTAGTTCATTTTACACCTTCCTTGTATTGTAGTTTTTCACTTTTTTCACGGAATGGCTAGATCGTGTTTTGTtcagaattttttttcaataaactcgATACTAAAATTTCCCTTTTTAGGTTCTATTCGTAGAAAAGCGGACGCATCAACGAAATGCAAActctataaaacattttttgtcttataaacactaataattattttttactgacTGAATCATTAAGAAttctcattttttaattaatatattcaccTTTGaccaaatcatttttataatttcatcatCTGCATGTCagagttttttaatttaacaggaTTTTAGGCACGTTTTATGTCGCATGATTTCGTAACActggtttataataataattttaattaaataggtaAGATAATTGAATTGTAAGGTTTAAAAGAAGTCACGGTTGAAGATcaatatttctaaatctgtGATCGATTTACTGATCTGAATGTTCTCTCCCATAGCCCACGCGGCAGACTACTACGGTAAGTCATTATTCCTCCCGTTCGCTTCTCATGAGACTGAATAACTCGGTGGCGGTAGGACTAGACCTCATTAGTCGTATATCTTCCACGCTTTTAGACTTACTAACATGCCGAATAAATCGGGCCTAAGGTTAATGATGTGGTAATTCGGTCCATTCCAAGTGGCCTTCCAGAGTTCTCCACGTGGTCTCCGACCGCTGGGCCACTATATAGcacagtatataatatttgtatcggTGCCGGTATGGGGATCGCCATATCATTTCATTCACATTTCCGTCTCAACTAACCATACATTGCACAGGTTTTAACGCATACGGACCCATTTTGTTAAACTTCAGACTGATTTCTCGGACTATACACCTTGCATTTCAAGAGAAAACTTAtgatttcattgtttttttttttttctaaattttacatttacaccAAACCGGGTCTACAAATGCACATATAGAACTAAAAAGCAGTCACAGTTGGATGAAATGGTGTCATAGGCCATGCTGTATATTACATAGCAAATTGTTACTCCTATGTGTATacataaatgttgttttttttaatcgaaatACTGACATGATTGTTTTTTCCTCCCTTTTCAAGACGAGTACAATCTAAACCCGGGTTTAGAGTGGGAGGACGAGTTCACAGGTAGGTTTCAATTCCGACAAAGTCAATCCGCCCAAGTAGAGCCTGTGCCACGTCACTGCATGCCTGTTCGTACTCCTCTTCATATATGTAACGCTATTTATTAGTAGCTGCTAACATTCGCTAGTTCTTAACAACATTTACGTGTGTATTTCACAATAGCACTTtcatgtttaaatgtttttaagaaCTGGCTTTTCGTTTGTGGATCTATACAGGTGTatcgttaataatttattcatttttcacACTAAAATACATTATCTGAAAAGCTTTTGTGAACACagcttttattgtattataattatttaaaaactgtattacACTGTTTCAACCAAAGCAATGTTCATCAATCTGTTTCCGTCACAGCGTAAACGCAACATTGTAGCTCAATCAGTGAACAAAAACACATACAGAAAACTTTTATTCACAAAGTAATTGAAAGCAGATGTTTTGAAAAGGCCGGTAACTCATGAGCGAgcatctggcaatgtgagtgtccatatCCTGGTTGTTTGACccctgttaatttaaaaaaaaattgtcgacggtaatacaaaattactttttacataacaaaataataataataaatcatttatttgcaagaaagtGGTGCATTTATAACGATCAATTATAGAAATCCAAACAATCAGCCAGACAAAAATAGGCATGCATGTTATATACTTCAAATAAAACGCCCTGTATCCATTCACATACGAGTTAAAACAATtactatacattatttatgttacaccCTATATTATGCTGAAATAATTTGCATGtgacagaaaatatattatgcatgATAATCGCCTCatgtaggtatttttatttatttgtctccCAGTGGAGAGCTCGGGAagtattttttgcatttaataATACGTTGTTTTGTTCAGCTTTCTGTCACGACTTGCTTTTAATAGTGTGAAGTTTCTATTCCTGATTCGCCACTCATTTAAGGATtctttttgcaattttttaccacgaagaatattttgatacaataaaagtaaaagaataattaatacgtGCTCGCCTTTATCCTTATGAAAGTGCGTTactgtctttaaaaaaaagttgcaATTTCTCGAGCTAATTTAAGACAACAAGAAAGGCACCAGCTGGGTTTCTTCACTTAGAAGTTTGGTAGAGCTTTAGTTCCATTTTGGCTAATTTCTaagggtttttatttattccaaagTATGATTTATACTAttcttgattaaaaataataataaactttctttGGAATAGAATatacttaaacaatttatcttattataacAAGTGCTTCAGGTTGGACCTGTAGTAGAAAAATCCTTCCATCTAGCAATCTATCATTTCAAGCTCTCTGACACAATTTGCATAATTAACTCATAACTAtagtcaaaaaaatattaatcttaatCTCATTCGAACTAATAAGATAAATTGATTACGATTTTTAAACTATCAAATCTTACATTTCGCTAGTAGAGTAGATTTGCCGCTGTCTTACATTCGCATATTTCCACTGTTCCTCACTTGCAAAATGTCTCATGATGTCATGAATTCTActgaaaactaatatttaatcacATCATTTCGGTTATCTTATATTTTCACATCATGAAGCATAATTTGGCTGACATACTTTCCAaatgtagtttaaaatataaaacaggcAAGTCAATTGCTAATTTGCACCCGGATTTCAAAGttagtaaatgtataaattccCGATGGAAAGTTAATGAAAGTAAGTCAGTCACGCATGTCCCCCACGCGGCGCACAAGGGCCATTCTTATTCACCGTCCAGTGCTTACATTCGACGGTGACACCACGCGGCAAGGCGAGGATGAAGAGGCAGCATTCCATGGAAAACTCCCGCCGGGCATCCTGCCCCACGGGCTGCCCACGGTTAAGGAGGTGCAGCCGGCTGTCACCGCCACGCCGCACGAGAAGAAAGAGGAGGAAAAGGAGAAGAAAGGTGcgcatttaaatgtatttttttttctttagcgCAGCTACTAGAAAAGCTAGAAACCTGAAGAATTTGACTCAGGATCCGAACTTTGAAGTAGTCTTAATTAAGAAGAAAGTGAGTGCGTACAAAGCACGcgtgtcagaagtgaaacttctttgtaaattaattattactaaggtaagaAGCCCCCAAAAGATCATCATGTacatgctaatgataatataaataaaaaaaatctgcattACTACACAATACGTtccttcgacaaaaacgctccACATATTCGTATGGTTTTTAacgtttcgtaaaaaaatttccctcatgcgcctaaagaagtttctctttaaaaatataaaatcttagaTTCTGAGTCTCGACTCGTTCAtactttacatacttttaGTACCCTTGGGCATCATATTATATCCATCAAATAAATGTGTactatgtttgtttattttctaacaGTTCGGGAGTTGAGCAACGACGAGAAGCAGACGATAATGCTGTCAGCGGAGTTCCAGAAGTTCGTTTCTAAAGCGGGACGCGTCATCGAACGCGCTTTGGCCGAGGAAGTGGACATTTACACTGACTACACCGGCGGCGGAGACAACGAAAATGCGCAGTATGTTATTGTATATCGCCCTGTTGCAAAACAATATCATGTTTTTCGGTGTTACTCTTTTACTGACTTCTGTGCTCACTCTCTctctatattatataggaataaaataaaataaatcaatggcacTACAGCCTTAGGTCAggccctcagatttctgtgtctgtttcatgatcatttggcaatctaataggcgagtaggtgatcagcctcttgtgTAACGTTGTGTTGGGTCTAAGAAatggtttcctcgcgatgttttccttcaccgttcgagcgaatgttattAGCTGAAAGGCCATTGGCAGGCGAGACTCGAACCTACGAAGGAACCTTAGGGATGAGAGTAGCACGCTGAAACTTTGATGACACTGCTTTAACTACTTATTATGTAATCAAAGTTAAATATGTGAAGTTTTACTTATGAGTATCCAAATAACAAACTAAATTTGCTTTTACTCCAAATTTTTCAAGTTATAGGCGTAGAATGGACGAGACAATCGGAGAAATGACAATTTCACGCCCGTTTTATCGCCGACTTTTGATATACAAATTCCTTCCGTACGTACGTAATATGtatggaataaaataaaaacattcaaacgTTGAAATACTGTAACTACGCCAGATTGTGAAACGAATGATTCCCCAGGGACGACAAATCTGCAGCGCGTCTCTCCTTGGTCCGCACTTTCTACGACGAGCGTTGGTCTCGCGGCCGCTGCGTGACCTGCGTCGACTGGTCTGCCGCCCACCCCGAACTCCTCCTGGCCTCGTACCACAACAGCGACGATGCACCCCACGACCCAGACGGGGTCTGTCTCATCTGGAACACCAAGTTCAAGAAGACGACCCCAGAGGATATCTTCCACTGCCAGTCGCCGGTCATGAGCGCGACTTTTGCAAAGTACGTGCACGCAATTTCTTAGCTtgcttaaaacatttatttgctctaacatctaaatatattgttacgaagacgggtcaactgcaatgtttttagatttttccactacttagagaacttttcagcaggctgaaatatgatttatgaccgtttcaggagagggtcaatcacatattagaaaatcgaaatttacataatgttgccgtagttttcaggaggctgaaacattttttcagtcggtttcagaacacgtatagacgaatggtacacttttcaggagacccgttttcaggcgttttcaggcctggttatacccctttgatgaaggaatattctggaacgaattttctaggtgtgggacaagcactgtttgatacgcgaaagagagaaaagataagaaccttctcgaagctagaccgagattctagaacgtcgtacgacaagcacgtagcagtgtgcgaaagagatagcaagtacgcgcgttctagaattaggcgatcgctactcagtagcgctcccgcctagaaagttctcgtatACATCGAcaacatcgttcgagattcttcccagggatatataagcgagccaaaacgcgaccactcagttcagttttgaatgcgattccaagcgataaacagcgaagagaaaaagtgcgaacAAGTGCgataccagtgataaagtactgagtgatttaagtgattagtgacagtgtttccttgtgtgtgttattagtgcttttctgtgcgtaatttccagatattagtgtacacgaattcctcatagattttattgaaataaacccttgaataattcgacggcgttttctatccgatcccctagctcgtaacatttTGGTGTCAGAAGTGGGATAGAAAAATGCCAATTACTCCAAGGGAGAATCCAGAGGAGTTTGTAGCAGAGTCTCCAGCTGCGGAGGGAGTGCAGACAAGGGCACAAGCAGCATGTGACGCCGCCCGGAGACAGAGTTTTGATGCGAACCGCGGAATGGGCGAAAGCAGCGACGCCAACATCCTCCTTGCTCTGCGCCAAATGATGGAAGAACAGGCAAGACGACAAGAGGAACAGGCACGACAAATGATGGATGAACAGGCACAGGCACGCCGATTGATAGAGGAACAGGCCCGTCGCCAGGAAGAACAAGTTCGGCGATTGATGGAGGAACAGGCACGCCGTCAGGAGGAACAGGCCCGGC belongs to Pieris rapae chromosome 2, ilPieRapa1.1, whole genome shotgun sequence and includes:
- the LOC111004060 gene encoding cytoplasmic dynein 1 intermediate chain isoform X6; this encodes MSTTDRKLELERKKAKLQALRDEKDRRRREKEQKDAEEALHRASTASSLDSRRDLDEMLSSLGVAPVKDVLSSLSSMTSLTPPQTASPDASLPHTDKSSIPHGTPKKPPQLQVVSVQSTDIPPKENLTYAKQTQTTTSGVTELRDDEYNLNPGLEWEDEFTVLTFDGDTTRQGEDEEAAFHGKLPPGILPHGLPTVKEVQPAVTATPHEKKEEEKEKKVRELSNDEKQTIMLSAEFQKFVSKAGRVIERALAEEVDIYTDYTGGGDNENAQDDKSAARLSLVRTFYDERWSRGRCVTCVDWSAAHPELLLASYHNSDDAPHDPDGVCLIWNTKFKKTTPEDIFHCQSPVMSATFAKFHQNLILGGTYSGQIVLWDNRVQKRTPIQRSPLSSLAHTHPVYCLSVVGSQNAHNLISVSTDGRMCSWSLDMMSQPQETLDLQHRQSKAVAVTSMGFPHGDVNNFVLGSEDGNVYTGCRHGQRAGVSECVEAHAGPVTAVSCHAAAGPLDLSHLYLTASMDWSVKLWSLKENKPLYSFEDSGDYVSDARWSPVHPALFAAVDAHGRLDLWNLNRDTEVPIACITSQDGVAFNRVSWSPNGALLTAGDDAGKIWVYELAEQVYQPRHDEWTKLVYTLQELRNNQLDEETDRLSVTSGPPSLGSLTSLASNPLR
- the LOC111004060 gene encoding cytoplasmic dynein 1 intermediate chain isoform X3, producing MSTTDRKLELERKKAKLQALRDEKDRRRREKEQKDAEEALHRASTASSLDSRRDLDEMLSSLGVAPVKDVLSSLSSMTSLTPPQTASPDASLPHTDKSSIPHGTPKKPPQLQVVSVQSTDIPPKENLTYAKQTQTTTSGVTELRDAHAADYYDEYNLNPGLEWEDEFTVLTFDGDTTRQGEDEEAAFHGKLPPGILPHGLPTVKEVQPAVTATPHEKKEEEKEKKVRELSNDEKQTIMLSAEFQKFVSKAGRVIERALAEEVDIYTDYTGGGDNENAQDDKSAARLSLVRTFYDERWSRGRCVTCVDWSAAHPELLLASYHNSDDAPHDPDGVCLIWNTKFKKTTPEDIFHCQSPVMSATFAKFHQNLILGGTYSGQIVLWDNRVQKRTPIQRSPLSSLAHTHPVYCLSVVGSQNAHNLISVSTDGRMCSWSLDMMSQPQETLDLQHRQSKAVAVTSMGFPHGDVNNFVLGSEDGNVYTGCRHGQRAGVSECVEAHAGPVTAVSCHAAAGPLDLSHLYLTASMDWSVKLWSLKENKPLYSFEDSGDYVSDARWSPVHPALFAAVDAHGRLDLWNLNRDTEVPIACITSQDGVAFNRVSWSPNGALLTAGDDAGKIWVYELAEQVYQPRHDEWTKLVYTLQELRNNQLDEETDRLSVTSGPPSLGSLTSLASNPLR
- the LOC111004060 gene encoding cytoplasmic dynein 1 intermediate chain isoform X11, with protein sequence MSTTDRKLELERKKAKLQALRDEKDRRRREKEQKDAEEALHRASTASSLDSRRDLDEMLSSLGVAPVKDVLSSLSSMTSLTPPQTASPDASLPHTDKSSIPHGTPKKPPQLQVVSVQSTDIPPKENLTYAKQTQTTTSGVTELRDDEYNLNPGLEWEDEFTGEDEEAAFHGKLPPGILPHGLPTVKEVQPAVTATPHEKKEEEKEKKVRELSNDEKQTIMLSAEFQKFVSKAGRVIERALAEEVDIYTDYTGGGDNENAQDDKSAARLSLVRTFYDERWSRGRCVTCVDWSAAHPELLLASYHNSDDAPHDPDGVCLIWNTKFKKTTPEDIFHCQSPVMSATFAKFHQNLILGGTYSGQIVLWDNRVQKRTPIQRSPLSSLAHTHPVYCLSVVGSQNAHNLISVSTDGRMCSWSLDMMSQPQETLDLQHRQSKAVAVTSMGFPHGDVNNFVLGSEDGNVYTGCRHGQRAGVSECVEAHAGPVTAVSCHAAAGPLDLSHLYLTASMDWSVKLWSLKENKPLYSFEDSGDYVSDARWSPVHPALFAAVDAHGRLDLWNLNRDTEVPIACITSQDGVAFNRVSWSPNGALLTAGDDAGKIWVYELAEQVYQPRHDEWTKLVYTLQELRNNQLDEETDRLSVTSGPPSLGSLTSLASNPLR
- the LOC111004060 gene encoding cytoplasmic dynein 1 intermediate chain isoform X12 yields the protein MSTTDRKLELERKKAKLQALRDEKDRRRREKEQKDAEEALHRASTASSLDSRRDLDEMLSSLGVAPVKDVLSSLSSMTSLTPPQTASPDASLPHTDKSSIPHGTPKKPPQLQVVSVQSTDIPPKENLTYAKQTQTTTSGVTELRDAHAADYYGEDEEAAFHGKLPPGILPHGLPTVKEVQPAVTATPHEKKEEEKEKKVRELSNDEKQTIMLSAEFQKFVSKAGRVIERALAEEVDIYTDYTGGGDNENAQDDKSAARLSLVRTFYDERWSRGRCVTCVDWSAAHPELLLASYHNSDDAPHDPDGVCLIWNTKFKKTTPEDIFHCQSPVMSATFAKFHQNLILGGTYSGQIVLWDNRVQKRTPIQRSPLSSLAHTHPVYCLSVVGSQNAHNLISVSTDGRMCSWSLDMMSQPQETLDLQHRQSKAVAVTSMGFPHGDVNNFVLGSEDGNVYTGCRHGQRAGVSECVEAHAGPVTAVSCHAAAGPLDLSHLYLTASMDWSVKLWSLKENKPLYSFEDSGDYVSDARWSPVHPALFAAVDAHGRLDLWNLNRDTEVPIACITSQDGVAFNRVSWSPNGALLTAGDDAGKIWVYELAEQVYQPRHDEWTKLVYTLQELRNNQLDEETDRLSVTSGPPSLGSLTSLASNPLR